In Brassica rapa cultivar Chiifu-401-42 chromosome A06, CAAS_Brap_v3.01, whole genome shotgun sequence, a single window of DNA contains:
- the LOC103827770 gene encoding CBL-interacting serine/threonine-protein kinase 19 — MAELLRKVKSMKKKDKSNTQALILGKYEMGRLLGHGTFAKVYLARNATTGESVAIKVIDKEKVLKSGLIAHIKREISILRRVRHPNIVQLFEVMATKSKIYFVMEYVRGGELFNKVAKGRLKEDIARKYFQQLISAVSFCHFRGVYHRDLKPENLLLDEHGNLKVSDFGLSAVSDQIRQDGLFHTFCGTPAYVAPEVLARKGYDGAKVDIWSCGVILFVLMAGFLPFHDRNVMAMYKKIYRGDFRCPRWFPVEINRLLIRMLETKPERRFTMPQIMETSWFKKGFKHIKFYVEDDHKLSSADDDIESVESVSERSSTVSESEFESVDARRRSMPLMPRPASLNAFDLISFSPGFDLSGLFDDDDGEGSRFVSGAPVNQIISKLEEIAKVVSFTVRKKDCRMSLEGSREGSVNGPLTIAAEIFELTPALVVVEMKKKGGDKVEYDEFCNKEVKPKLQNLSADNGEAVSESRSLPAYMLSNTD, encoded by the coding sequence ATGGCGGAATTGCTGAGAAAAGTAAAATCTATGAAGAAGAAGGATAAGAGCAACACACAAGCTCTAATCCTGGGCAAATACGAAATGGGAAGACTTCTCGGCCACGGAACCTTCGCCAAGGTGTACCTTGCGCGCAACGCAACCACCGGAGAAAGCGTCGCGATCAAAGTGATCGACAAAGAGAAAGTCCTCAAAAGCGGTTTGATCGCACACATCAAACGCGAGATCTCCATCCTCCGCCGCGTCCGCCACCCGAACATCGTCCAGCTCTTCGAGGTCATGGCCACCAAGTCCAAGATCTACTTCGTCATGGAGTACGTCAGAGGCGGCGAGCTCTTCAACAAAGTCGCCAAAGGGAGGCTTAAAGAAGACATCGCCCGTAAATACTTCCAGCAGCTCATCTCCGCCGTGTCCTTCTGCCACTTCCGCGGCGTTTACCACCGCGACCTCAAACCGGAGAATCTCCTCCTGGACGAGCACGGGAACCTGAAGGTCTCAGACTTCGGTCTCAGCGCGGTCTCTGATCAGATACGACAAGACGGTCTCTTCCACACATTCTGCGGGACCCCTGCTTACGTGGCACCGGAGGTTCTCGCGAGGAAAGGCTACGACGGAGCTAAGGTGGACATCTGGTCGTGCGGAGTGATCCTCTTCGTGTTGATGGCGGGGTTCCTCCCTTTCCATGATCGGAACGTTATGGCTATGTACAAGAAGATTTACAGAGGAGACTTCAGGTGTCCGAGATGGTTCCCGGTTGAGATTAACCGGTTATTGATTCGAATGCTCGAGACTAAACCGGAGAGACGGTTTACAATGCCGCAGATTATGGAGACTAGTTGGTTCAAGAAAGGGTTTAAACATATTAAGTTCTACGTTGAGGATGATCACAAGCTCTCTAGCGCTGACGATGATATTGAGTCGGTCGAATCGGTGTCCGAACGGTCTTCCACAGTGTCTGAGTCGGAGTTTGAGTCGGTTGACGCTAGGAGAAGATCAATGCCGTTGATGCCTAGACCGGCTAGTTTGAATGCTTTTGATCTCATTTCGTTTTCACCCGGTTTTGATCTATCCGGTttgtttgatgatgatgatggcgaAGGGTCGAGGTTTGTGTCTGGGGCTCCGGTTAACCAGATTATATCAAAGCTGGAGGAGATTGCGAAGGTTGTGAGCTTTACCGTGAGGAAGAAGGATTGTAGAATGAGTCTTGAAGGTTCGAGAGAAGGGAGTGTGAATGGTCCGTTGACTATTGCTGCTGAGATATTTGAGTTGACTCCAGCTTTGGTTGTtgttgagatgaagaagaagggtGGTGATAAAGTGGAGTATGATGAGTTTTGTAATAAGGAAGTGAAACCGAAGTTGCAGAATTTGAGTGCGGATAATGGAGAAGCGGTTTCTGAGTCGCGTTCTTTGCCAGCTTATATGCTTTCTAATACTGATTAG
- the LOC103827772 gene encoding protein ROOT PRIMORDIUM DEFECTIVE 1 — MNSLRSLSYSSIEALSHQTPTKLSSLSPLYSYNQRRWLKPVDSAQTRLENRTRDNRLDKLIVHIRKLNIILEITKLMGNKKRGPFVSLQLMSRWKNIVGLNVSVGAFVGKYPHAFEIFTHPCRRNLCCRVSEKLRDLIEEEESVVREFEVDAVRRVKKLLLMSRKGVLNVHALRLMRKELGLPEDFRDSVLAKYSTEFRLVDLETLELVDRDDDDESLCVAKVEEWREVEYREKWLSEFETNYAFPINLPTGFKIEKGFREELRNWQRVPYVKPYERKEISRSVERFEKRVVAVIHELLSLTVEKMVEVERLAHFRKDLGIEVNLREVILKHPGIFYVSTKGSTQTLFLREAYSKGCLIEPNRIYSVRRKMLELVLLEKRHSKELLQTCEEERDVEVRYDEDWEGERDGDWVLPILEK, encoded by the coding sequence ATGAATTCTCTAAGATCTTTGAGCTACAGTAGCATAGAAGCTCTATCTCATCAAACTCCCACAAAGCTATCATCTTTATCTCCTCTCTACTCTTATAACCAGAGGAGATGGCTAAAGCCTGTGGATTCAGCGCAAACCAGGTTAGAGAACCGAACACGAGACAACCGATTAGACAAGCTCATTGTCCACATCAGGAAGCTAAACATCATCCTCGAGATAACAAAACTCATGGGTAACAAAAAGCGTGGTCCTTTCGTCTCTCTCCAGCTTATGTCTCGATGGAAGAACATCGTCGGTTTGAATGTAAGCGTTGGAGCTTTTGTGGGTAAGTATCCTCACGCCTTTGAGATCTTCACACATCCTTGTCGGAGGAATTTGTGTTGTAGGGTTAGTGAGAAACTGAGGGATTTGATTGAGGAAGAAGAGAGTGTTGTAAGAGAGTTTGAGGTTGATGCTGTAAGAAGGGTGAAGAAGCTGTTGTTGATGTCTAGAAAAGGTGTTCTGAATGTTCATGCTTTAAGGTTGATGAGGAAAGAGTTAGGATTGCCTGAGGATTTTCGAGATTCGGTATTAGCTAAGTATAGTACAGAGTTCAGGTTAGTTGATTTGGAGACTTTAGAGCTAGTTGatagagatgatgatgatgagagttTGTGTGTGGCTAAAGTTGAGGAATGGAGAGAAGTTGAGTACAGAGAGAAATGGTTGAGTGAGTTCGAGACGAACTACGCGTTTCCTATTAATCTCCCCACAGGGTTCAAGATTGAGAAAGGGTTCAGAGAAGAGTTGAGGAACTGGCAGAGAGTCCCTTATGTAAAGCCTTACGAGAGAAAGGAGATTTCAAGAAGCGTAGAGAGGTTCGAGAAGCGAGTTGTTGCGGTTATCCACGAGCTTCTGAGCTTGACTGTTGAGAAGATGGTTGAAGTTGAGAGACTAGCTCATTTTCGTAAGGATCTTGGGATCGAAGTGAACTTGAGGGAAGTGATACTGAAGCATCCGGGGATTTTCTATGTATCCACGAAAGGAAGTACTCAGACTTTGTTTCTTAGGGAAGCTTATAGCAAAGGCTGTTTGATTGAGCCAAATCGGATTTACAGTGTGCGGAGGAAGATGCTGGAGCTTGTGTTGTTGGAAAAGCGTCACTCTAAGGAACTGTTACAAACTTGTGAAGAGGAGAGAGATGTTGAGGTAAGGTATGATGAAGATtgggaaggagagagagatggagactGGGTCTTGCCAATTCTGGAGAAATGA
- the LOC103827771 gene encoding calmodulin-binding receptor kinase CaMRLK, whose amino-acid sequence MFSRLLLILLFSLVSLSYSSTVSCPNGTDFRQLTRAFRYVSGFNSSWFSNCSVVVTHIVLPSRKLNGTVSWTSLRNLTHLHVLDLSNNSLDGSVPTWLWSKPGLVSVDLSRNRFGGSIRVIPVSGSVFSSVKKLNLSYNRFTNAINLTGFVNLTALDLSHNNLRVLPLGLGSLSGLHHLDISRCEINGSVKPISGLKSLDYLDLSENSMNGSFPVDFPNLNHLRFLNLSANRFSGSVGFDKYRKFGKSAFSHGGSFVFNVSKIPTRHRLHPLPHRNPPPHHRNVKANRFKRTPLVIGLSSSLGALVILVFVVSLILIRRRLRSARTKSRWAISSPAPLDFKMEKSGPFAFETESGSSWVADIKEPTAAPVVMASKPLMNLTFKDLIVATSHFGTESVISDSTCGPIYRAVLPGELHVAIKVLERIRDVDQNEAVTAFEALTRLKHPNLLTLSGYCIAGKEKLILYEFMATGDLHRWLHELPAGETNVEDWSADTWESHVGDSSPEKTNWLIRHRIAIGVARGLAYLHHVGTTHGHLVATNILLTETLEPRISDFGFNSIPKAEKDNNNNNVEFDVYCFGVILFELLTGKQGSEEHVKSVRRLFKERRGEEALDSRLRLASGESVNEMVESLRIGYFCTAETSGKRPTMQQVLGLLKDIRTVSR is encoded by the exons atgttttcaagactgcttcttattcttctcttctctttagtCTCTCTCTCATACTCTTCCACCGTTTCATGTCCTAACGGCACAGACTTCCGTCAGTTAACAAGAGCTTTCCGTTACGTCTCCGGTTTCAACTCCTCCTGGTTCTCTAACTGCTCCGTCGTCGTCACTCACATCGTTCTTCCGTCAAGAAAGCTAAACGGCACCGTTTCATGGACTTCGTTGCGGAATCTCACGCACTTACATGTCCTCGATCTCTCCAACAACTCTCTCGATGGCTCTGTCCCTACTTGGCTCTGGTCTAAACCCGGTCTTGTCTCAGTCGATCTTTCACGGAACCGGTTTGGTGGTTCGATACGAGTAATTCCGGTTAGCGGTTCGGTTTTTTCATCAGTTAAGAAGCTGAACCTCTCGTACAACCGGTTCACTAACGCGATTAACTTAACCGGATTCGTTAACCTCACAGCTCTCGATCTCTCTCATAACAATCTCCGTGTTTTGCCTCTTGGTTTGGGTTCTCTCTCCGGTTTACACCACCTCGATATCTCGAGATGTGAAATCAATGGCAGCGTTAAACCGATTTCCGGTTTAAAATCGTTGGATTACTTGGATTTATCGGAAAACTCAATGAACGGTTCGTTCCCGGTCGATTTTCCTAATCTCAACCATCTCCGGTTCTTGAATCTATCTGCAAACCGGTTTTCCGGTTCGGTCGGGTTTGACAAATACAGAAAATTCGGCAAATCGGCGTTTTCACACGGCGGCAGTTTCGTCTTTAACGTCTCCAAGATCCCGACTCGCCACCGTCTCCATCCTCTCCCTCACCGGAATCCGCCGCCACATCATCGAAACGTCAAAGCAAACCGTTTTAAACGCACTCCGTTGGTGATTGGCTTATCTTCTTCGTTAGGAGCTCTGGTTATTCTAGTCTTCGTCGTCTCTTTGATTTTAATCCGCCGCAGATTGAGATCGGCGAGGACGAAATCGAGATGGGCGATTTCGAGTCCTGCACCGTTGGATTTCAAGATGGAGAAATCTGGACCGTTCGCTTTCGAAACGGAGTCTGGTTCGTCGTGGGTGGCGGATATAAAAGAGCCAACGGCGGCGCCGGTCGTGATGGCGTCTAAGCCGTTGATGAATCTGACGTTCAAGGATCTGATTGTTGCCACGTCACATTTCGGGACGGAGTCCGTTATATCCGACAGCACGTGTGGTCCTATTTACCGTGCCGTTCTACCCGGAGAATTACACGTGGCAATCAAAGTGCTTGAACGAATCAGAGACGTCGATCAAAACGAAGCCGTTACGGCGTTTGAAGCGCTTACACGGCTTAAGCATCCAAATCTTTTGACCCTCTCCGGTTACTGCATCGCAG GAAAAGAGAAGCTTATATTGTATGAATTTATGGCTACTGGCGATCTTCACCGATGGCTACACGAGCTTCCGGCGGGAGAAACCAACGTGGAAGATTGGAGCGCCGATACATGGGAGAGTCACGTTGGAGATTCATCACCGGAGAAAACAAACTGGTTGATACGTCACCGTATCGCTATTGGAGTTGCACGTGGTTTAGCCTATCTACATCATGTTGGTACCACTCATGGTCACTTAGTTGCTACCAACATCCTCTTAACCGAGACCTTAGAGCCAAGAATCTCTGATTTTGGGTTCAACAGCATCCCAAAAGCagaaaaagataataataataacaatgtaGAGTTCGATGTCTATTGTTTTGGGGTGATCTTGTTTGAGCTATTAACCGGGAAGCAAGGGAGTGAGGAACATGTGAAATCAGTTCGACGGTTGTTTAAGGAAAGGAGAGGAGAGGAAGCTCTTGACTCGAGGTTGCGGTTAGCTTCTGGAGAATCGGTTAATGAGATGGTCGAGAGTCTTAGAATTGGTTATTTTTGTACGGCGGAAACGTCAGGGAAACGGCCGACAATGCAACAAGTGTTGGGTCTGCTTAAAGACATTCGTACCGTCTCGCGTTGA
- the LOC103827773 gene encoding ribonucleoside-diphosphate reductase large subunit, translating to MQRIGLRITFLVSWGPPTLSEVNASTSFSRKLARKNLKLTRALGESLNPKAHFCFAFTLNLFHQTHTPTNCSTQFPKEKTPKMYVVKRDGRQETVRFDKITARLKKLSYGLSVDHCDPVLVSQKVCAGVYKGVTTTQLDELAAETAAAMTANHPDYASLAARIAVSNLHKNTKKSFSETVKDMYNHVNERSGLDSPLIADDVFEIIMKNATRLDSEIIYDRDFEYDYFGFKTLERSYLLKVHGKVVERPQHMLMRVSVGIHKQDIDSAVQTYHLMSQRWFTHASPTLFNSGTPRAQLSSCFLICMKDDSIEGIYDTLKECAVISKSAGGIGVSVHNIRATGSYIRGTNGESNGIVPMLRVFNDTARYVDQGGGKRKGAFAVYLEPWHADIFEFLELRKNHGKEEHRARDLFYGLWIPDLFMERVQSDGQWSLFCPNEAPGLADCWGADFERLYTKYENEGKAKKVVQAQQLWYEILTSQVETGTPYMLFKDSCNRKSNQQNLGTIKSSNLCTEIIEYTSPTETAVCNLASIALPRFVREKDVPLDSHPSKIVGSLGSKNRYFDFDKLAEVTATVTVNLNKIIDVNHYPMETAKTSNLRHRPIGIGVQGLADAFILLGMPFDSPEAQQLNKGIFETIYYHALKSSSEIATKEGTYETYQGSPVSKGILQPDMWNVIPSDRWDWAALRDMISKNGIRNSLLVAPMPTASTSQILGNNECFEPYTSNIYSRRVLSGEFVVVNKHLLHDLTDMGLWSPTLKNKIIHENGSVINVPEIPDDLKAIYRTVWEIKQRTVVDMAVDRGCFIDQSQSLNIHMDKPNFAKLTSLHFHTWKKGLKTGMYYLRSRAAADAIKFTVDTAMLKEKLNVTEEDEGTKEEDNETKMAQMVCSLTNPEECLSCGS from the exons ATGCAAAGAATCGGGCTACGTATCACATTTCTCGTGAGCTGGGGCCCACCCACACTCAGCGAGGTAAACGCTTCAACTTCCTTCTCTCGGAAGCTGGcgcgaaaaaatctaaaacttacGCGCGCGCTAGGTGAAAGTCTAAATCCAAAAGCCCATTTCTGCTTTGCTTTCACTTTAAATCTATTTCATCAAACTCACACGCCTACCAACTGTTCGACACAATTCCCCAAAGAAAAAACTCCGAAGATGTACGTGGTGAAGCGCGACGGAAGGCAGGAAACCGTCCGCTTCGACAAGATCACCGCGCGTCTCAAGAAGCTTAGCTATGGCCTCAGCGTCGATCACTGCGACCCCGTCCTCGTCTCCCAGAAAGTCTGCGCCGGCGTCTACAAAGGCGTCACCACCACTCAGCTCGACGAGTTAGCCGCTGAGACTGCCGCCGCTATGACCGCCAACCACCCCGATTACGCCTCC TTGGCTGCAAGGATCGCTGTCTCTAATCTCCACAAGAACACTAAGAAATCGTTTTCAGAGAC GGTTAAGGATATGTACAATCATGTCAATGAGAGATCTGGACTTGACTCTCCTCTTATTGCTGATGATGTTTTTGAGATCATTATGAAG AATGCTACTCGTCTGGATAGTGAAATCATTTACGACCGTGACTTTGAATATGACTACTTTGGATTCAAGACTCTTGAGAGATCATACCTCTTGAAAGTCCATGGGAAAGTTGTTGAAAGGCCTCAGCACATGCTCATGAGGGTTTCTGTTGGCATTCATAAACAGGATATTGATTCAGCTGTCCAGACTTACCATTTAATGTCTCAGCGATGGTTCACTCATGCGTCTCCGACCCTCTTTAACTCTGGAACTCCACGGGCTCAA CTGAGCAGCTGCTTTCTGATCTGCATGAAGGATGATAGCATTGAGGGGATTTATGATACATTGAAAGAGTGTGCGGTTATAAGTAAGTCAGCTGGGGGTATTGGTGTTTCTGTTCACAACATCCGTGCTACTGGAAGTTACATTCGTGGCACTAATGGGGAATCTAATGGTATTGTTCCAATGCTGCGGGTGTTCAATGATACTGCTCGTTATGTTGACCAAGGAGGTGGCAAGAGAAAGG GAGCCTTTGCTGTATACCTGGAGCCATGGCATGCTGACATTTTTGAGTTTCTGGAGCTCCGTAAGAATCATGGGAAG GAAGAACACAGGGCAAGAGACTTGTTTTATGGTCTTTGGATACCAGATCTTTTCATGGAAAGGGTCCAGAGTGATGGGCAGTGGTCACTCTTTTGTCCTAATGAAGCTCCAGGTTTGGCAGATTGTTGGGGTGCAGATTTTGAGAGACTTTACACTAAGTATGAGAACGAG GGCAAGGCTAAGAAGGTTGTCCAGGCACAACAGCTCTGGTACGAAATCTTGACATCCCAAGTTGAAACAGGGACACCATACATGCTTTTCAAG GATTCATGTAACAGGAAAAGCAACCAGCAGAATCTTGGTACCATAAAGTCTTCCAATTTATGCACTGAAATCATCGAATACACAAGTCCAACAGAAACTGCTGTGTGCAATCTTGCATCTATTGCTTTACCCCGATTCGTTAGGGAGAAG GATGTCCCCTTGGACTCACATCCATCTAAGATTGTAGGCAGTTTGGGCTCAAAGAATCGTTACTTTGATTTCGACAAGCTAGCAGAG GTGACTGCAACCGTTACTGTTAATCTCAATAAGATAATTGATGTGAATCACTATCCTATGGAGACGGCTAAAACTTCAAACTTGCGTCATAGGCCTATTGGTATTGGTGTGCAAGGTCTTGCAGATGCATTTATTCTTCTGGGAATGCCATTTGATTCCCCTGAG GCTCAGCAACTGAACAAAGGCATATTTGAAACCATATACTACCATGCACTTAAGTCATCTTCGGAGATTGCTACTAAGGAAGGTACATATGAGACATACCAAGGAAGTCCTGTGAGTAAG GGTATTCTACAACCTGACATGTGGAATGTGATTCCTTCGGATCGCTGGGACTGGGCTGCTCTCAGAGATATGATTTCGAAGAATGGAATTAGAAATTCTCTTTTAGTAGCACCAATGCCAACTGCTTCAACCAGCCAGATTCTTGGGAATAATGAATGTTTTGAGCCGTATACCTCAAACATTTATAGTCGCAGAGTCTTAAG TGGTGAGTTCGTAGTTGTGAACAAGCATCTTCTTCACGACTTGACGGATATGGGACTGTGGTCTCCTACGCTCAAAAACAAGATAATACATGAGAATGGTTCTGTTATAAATGTCCCGGAGATTCCTGATGACTTGAAGGCAATTTATAG GACTGTGTGGGAGATTAAGCAGAGAACAGTGGTTGATATGGCGGTTGATCGTGGATGCTTTATAGATCAAAGCCAAAGTTTGAATATACACATGGACAAACCCAACTTTGCCAAACTCACTTCCTTACACTTCCACACTTGGAAAAAG GGATTGAAAACGGGGATGTACTACTTGCGATCACGTGCTGCAGCAGATGCAATAAAGTTTACAGTAGACACAGCGATGCTAAAG GAGAAGCTTAATGTAACTGAAGAGGATGAAGGAACAAAGGAAGAAGACAATGAGACGAAAATGGCACAAATGGTATGCTCTTTGACAAACCCTGAGGAGTGTCTCTCTTGTGGAAGTTAA